The genomic window CGGAATGATGCCGTCGTCTCGGTGAACGACCCCATCGGACGAAGAACATAGATCTGCAAGCTATCAGCAGCATCCGGATTGTTCCATCGATAACGCACCAGAGGGTCCGGTGATTCAAGAACGGTCGGCCCATCGAATCCTCCTCCATGCAGCAATGCGTAGGGTTCTTGGATAGCGGAACCAGTAGAGAGTAGATGGCTAGTCACCGGGGGTAGCAGCTTCTGGCCGACCGATACTTCCTTCGGATAGCAAAAACGCTGCAAGAGCATTTCGATGGAAGCCAACTCAACAAATCTTCGTCTTGTGATTTCAGTTCCTATGGTATGCACTCAGCGTATCGATGGATGTTGGGGTCATCGCGACCTGATGGAGGTCGCGATGATTATTGACTACGATTCGATCTATCCCTGATTTCTTACGAGCGATCAGCGTACAGCTTTGTGTTTGTCCACACTAACCCGAGCTTTTTTGGCAGACTGTTCCATTTGTCTTGTTACAAGCTTCCATCAGACTTCATTTCCTCCAATCGGACAGGGCCAACCAAGCCGGATGGGAGCAACCCATTCGCCGTGTTGGTCTCTTCCGGCAAGTAGTTGGCACTGACACCCTTGGCGGAAAGCGCGTTGAAGAGAGCGTTTACGACTGTGATTTCGAGCGTGTTCTCTCCAGCATGCAGCAGTGGAGTAACGTCTGCACGATAAGGGCGCAGCAGAAGATTGGGACCCGGCTCTCCATTGATGGAGATCTGAGCAACATTACCTACATCGCCGAGATCAAGCACGATACGACGATTGCTGCTAAGAAGCGACGCAGGTACGGTGAACGTAGTTGTGTACTGGCCACGGCCTGAGAAATTCTTCAGGCGGTCAATCATTGTCCAGTCTTCCAACGACGACATTTTCATATCGATCACTTGAGGGTGGCTGCCAGGCCCAATTCCGACGCCATGGAAATCCCAGCCATTCTCCCCTACGGCTATCTGAAGTTCCGGCTGTGCCGGAGCAGACATCTCAATTGGTTTTTCTCCAGATTTTCCATCTGGGTCAAAAACCAAAAGCACCGATCCGTAGGGATCAACGTCAATTGGCACTCGAATGATGCCTCCATGCCTTTCAACATGGGCTAACGGACGAATAGTGCCTGTCCACGGATTCCAGAGTTCAGGAGATCCAAGGGCATGGCTTTCAATAATGGTCTGTTTCGCCACATCGTCGGGATTGCGCAGGAAGAAAGTGTCGAGGTTGCCGATGCGCTTCTCTATGAACGGCAATGGCGCCCCATTGAAATGAAGGTTGGGAGAAATGGACGCTTCCAGAATCTTTGCCACACTCTTGGCGTCCGGCGCCACATGTACATGACCGTCTTTCAAAACATTCCTGAGCGTATCCGGTCCGGGGCTCTCGGACAGTTGGCCGCCCACAATGCTCGACTCCGTTTTCGGAACACCGCCCATGAATACGATGGGGAGCCCCTGGCGGGCGAACGTCACCAATTGATCAGCGAGTGGTACGGAGATACTCTCCGGCTGCGGAAGTACCAGCACGCTGAATTTTTCTCCTCCGGGAGAAATCAGTTTGCCTTCCACCACTTTTGACTTCAATATCGTGTAGGCATCGATGTGATCGAAATTATATCCAGCATCCATGAGGCGGGTATCGATCTCCGGCTCGGGTGGCGCGGGCTCGATCGGATCGTAAGCTAGCATGCTGCGATAAAGTGCTACTGGCACCTCAGTGGTTCCTGCTTGCGATATGTATTGCAGACGCGTGATGTATTGGTTCAACTGAGGCAGATATGGCCAGAATGGATTCGACTGGTTCATGTCGGATGAGAACGCTCCCTCGGTCGCGAACGGATGCCAGCCGGGGAAGGGTCGATCCATATATTCATAGGGATACCCGTGATAAATAATCTCGTTGATCCCGGCAGTCAACAGTTCGTCAGCATAGCGTTTGATCTTCTCCGGAGTCGTCTGATAGGCCTTGCCATGCCAGACAAAGCTTTCACTCGATACGATCTTTCGCCCGTACAAATCGGCTCCAGAAGACGACATCTTGAGAAAATCGTACCGACCATTGTCCAGAAGATCTTCGGTCTCCGGGATGCTGGAAGCGCCATAGACACGGAGCAAGTCGGTCGGTGATCCATGTGCCTGCACACGCGATTGAAGATTGTTCGCCGCGGCCCACTGGATAAAGGGTGAGTAGAAGTTCTCAATCATGACATCCGAAACGGTTTGCCAATAGTCCCGTCGCACCCGATCGCCGATTCCTTCTATGTCGTAAAGCGGCAACCTCGCGGCAGTGCCGTTGTATGGCACTTCAAACCCTGGGATCTTGAGAATGGGCAAATACGGGGTTAGATCATATCCCCGGCGTTGGCGAAACTCCTGAAGAAAATGATCGTTCCAGAATAGATAGGCTTGGACTTCCAGGCTGTCACAGAAGATGGCCCGCAAACCGTGGCCAAAATATTGGCCGTCATACTGTCGGGCCGTGCCCCCAACGCGCTCGGCATACGCGTCAAATGCGTGCTTGTTCATATGGTCCAGAACCAGCTGTGGTCCCTCCCCGGCGCCACCGACGACTTTTTGTCCAGTCGGCATTTCTTTAAACGCGAACACTTGCCACGTACCGGGGGGAACATCCCAGTCCAGCGTGCCATCGGGCAGCATGTGCCCTGTCAAAACTATCGACGTGCCTGGATCAAGCTGGCCTGTACTCTTCACTGCCGGAGCCCGGTCAGAATCCTGATTGGGGACATACTGTACGTTGTCTCCGCGAATCGCGACCACAGCCACAAGCTTCTCTCTTTGCTTAAATTCGTTCAGCCAACCCGACGGCAGATTTGCATCCTTCGCGATGCTTTCTCTCAAAAGGGGCATTAGTATTTTTCCGCGAAAGTGAACGGGCCCACGAATGGTCTGGTGTTCCGATCGCAATTCTGTCGAAGCCAGCTCGGGAGTCACGACTCCTGCTCCTCCGAAAGGCCATCCCGAGCCGAAGGTGTAGTCCATCCACATTCCTTTCGCGCGCGCCTCCTCAAGAGCGGCCTGCATATGAGCAAAGAATGATGGACTCAAATAATCGTCGACGCGCTTTCGAGTAGCCTCAGGCATGTTCGGGTCGAGCCCGATGGTA from Granulicella sp. L56 includes these protein-coding regions:
- a CDS encoding glycosyl hydrolase, with the protein product MKLVALVAFCVVAGAPLSAQTVATVAQQFQNPAKNYRPMVRWWWPGNDVKDAELRREVDLLDQANFGGAEIQPFTIGLDPNMPEATRKRVDDYLSPSFFAHMQAALEEARAKGMWMDYTFGSGWPFGGAGVVTPELASTELRSEHQTIRGPVHFRGKILMPLLRESIAKDANLPSGWLNEFKQREKLVAVVAIRGDNVQYVPNQDSDRAPAVKSTGQLDPGTSIVLTGHMLPDGTLDWDVPPGTWQVFAFKEMPTGQKVVGGAGEGPQLVLDHMNKHAFDAYAERVGGTARQYDGQYFGHGLRAIFCDSLEVQAYLFWNDHFLQEFRQRRGYDLTPYLPILKIPGFEVPYNGTAARLPLYDIEGIGDRVRRDYWQTVSDVMIENFYSPFIQWAAANNLQSRVQAHGSPTDLLRVYGASSIPETEDLLDNGRYDFLKMSSSGADLYGRKIVSSESFVWHGKAYQTTPEKIKRYADELLTAGINEIIYHGYPYEYMDRPFPGWHPFATEGAFSSDMNQSNPFWPYLPQLNQYITRLQYISQAGTTEVPVALYRSMLAYDPIEPAPPEPEIDTRLMDAGYNFDHIDAYTILKSKVVEGKLISPGGEKFSVLVLPQPESISVPLADQLVTFARQGLPIVFMGGVPKTESSIVGGQLSESPGPDTLRNVLKDGHVHVAPDAKSVAKILEASISPNLHFNGAPLPFIEKRIGNLDTFFLRNPDDVAKQTIIESHALGSPELWNPWTGTIRPLAHVERHGGIIRVPIDVDPYGSVLLVFDPDGKSGEKPIEMSAPAQPELQIAVGENGWDFHGVGIGPGSHPQVIDMKMSSLEDWTMIDRLKNFSGRGQYTTTFTVPASLLSSNRRIVLDLGDVGNVAQISINGEPGPNLLLRPYRADVTPLLHAGENTLEITVVNALFNALSAKGVSANYLPEETNTANGLLPSGLVGPVRLEEMKSDGSL